From Haemorhous mexicanus isolate bHaeMex1 chromosome 2, bHaeMex1.pri, whole genome shotgun sequence, the proteins below share one genomic window:
- the DPT gene encoding dermatopontin: MDIFLLCVFLPLVTVAWGQYSDYHYGPYNYGDNDEWVNVYRQGFNFQCPHGQVIVAVRSVFSKKEGSDRLWNYACMPASQSLGEPTECWWEEINRAGTEWYQTCSNNGLVAGFQSQYFPSVLDREWQFYCCRYSRRCPYSCWLTTEYPGHYGEDMDMMMYTYDYYIRGATTTFSAVHRDRQWKFIVCRMTDYDCPFQNV, from the exons ATggacattttccttctctgtgtgtttctgcctctggtGACTGTGGCATGGGGCCAGTACAGTGACTATCACTATGGTCCCTATAATTATGGAGATAATGATGAATGGGTCAATGTGTACCGGCAAGGTTTCAACTTTCAGTGCCCGCATGGGCAGGTGATCGTCGCCGTCAGAAGTGTCTTCAGCAAGAAGGAAGGCTCTGACAGACTGTGGAACTATGCCTGTATGCCAGCATCCCAGAGCCTCGGTGAGCCAACAGAGTGCTGGTGGGAAGAGATCAACAGGGCAGGAACTGAATG GTATCAAACCTGCTCAAATAATGGGCTGGTGGCTGGTTTCCAGAGTCAGTATTTTCCATCCGTGCTGGACCGTGAATGGCAATTTTACTGCTGTCGTTATAGCCGGAGGTGCCCATATTCCTGCTG GTTAACAACAGAATATCCAGGACACTATGGAGAAGACATGGACATGATGATGTACACTTACGACTATTACATCCGTGGGGCAACTACAACCTTCTCTGCTGTGCACAG GGATCGTCAGTGGAAATTTATTGTCTGCAGGATGACAGACTATGACTGCCcatttcaaaatgtttaa